Proteins encoded by one window of Teretinema zuelzerae:
- the rpsT gene encoding 30S ribosomal protein S20, producing MKSSSAVKRHKQSEVRRIKNKAVKSSVRTSAKKYVASIQSKDAAAAGDLLRSLVKELDTAARKGIIARNAAARKKSRMQKLYNASFAAK from the coding sequence GTGAAAAGTTCTTCTGCAGTCAAAAGACATAAGCAGAGTGAAGTACGGCGGATCAAGAACAAGGCCGTGAAGAGTTCAGTACGCACAAGTGCGAAGAAATATGTCGCGAGCATCCAGTCCAAGGACGCGGCTGCAGCCGGCGATCTTCTTCGTTCCCTGGTGAAAGAACTCGACACCGCCGCTCGCAAAGGCATTATTGCTCGCAACGCGGCCGCTCGAAAGAAGTCGCGGATGCAGAAATTGTATAACGCCTCTTTTGCAGCAAAATAA
- the lnt gene encoding apolipoprotein N-acyltransferase has product MASKLNAFFVNFFLLVLSVLLFALPQPNLISLHGFPFLAYIAFVPLFLLVRRISFKSSFVWGGMYGLLSYCLFTYWLGVFHPLAMYVIGILYFFWLLCIIPLLKLADSAFPKRGYILQWVIWIGYEYVKTLGFNGYSYGIIGYSQWTLPSVIGIASIFGVWGVSALAVFPSAWIAGAFKDGCAGPVKTWGTGVRSFAARNYGYAIAWGVCFCAALVYGTVKQQDWTAKDSVPIALIQPNSDPWMGGIAAYKKDFETLTRLSDQALEAHPETALVVWPETAFIPRIDWHYRYREDRESWELVSRLLQYLDSAPVPFVLGNDDAVMGPLESGELGRLDYNAVFLFRPGENVNPPRPERYRKMHLVPFTEHFPYRKWLPWVYDLLIANDTHFWEKGSDPAVFSAAGLVFSTPICFEDTFGYISRRFVRSGARAIVNLTNDAWAKSLPCQYQHLSMAVFRAVENRVPLVRSTASGQTCFVDPDGRVTAMAPPSEPAYLAGRIPLVSDYSPTLYTRWGDVWGIAFFAVSCMGLIAAVLTKLRKVYEN; this is encoded by the coding sequence ATGGCTTCCAAACTGAATGCCTTTTTCGTCAATTTCTTCCTATTAGTTCTTTCCGTTTTATTGTTCGCCCTCCCGCAACCGAATCTTATATCTCTTCACGGTTTTCCCTTTCTTGCGTACATAGCGTTCGTTCCTCTGTTTCTTCTGGTTCGCAGAATCAGTTTTAAATCGTCTTTTGTATGGGGCGGCATGTACGGACTTCTGTCGTACTGCCTTTTTACCTATTGGCTGGGCGTGTTCCATCCCCTGGCGATGTACGTCATCGGGATTTTGTATTTTTTCTGGCTGTTGTGCATTATTCCCCTTCTTAAGCTTGCGGATTCGGCCTTTCCGAAGCGCGGGTACATTCTTCAGTGGGTTATCTGGATAGGGTATGAATATGTTAAAACCCTGGGCTTTAACGGATATTCCTACGGCATTATCGGCTACTCGCAGTGGACGCTTCCATCGGTTATCGGAATCGCATCGATTTTCGGGGTATGGGGCGTGTCGGCTCTGGCGGTGTTTCCTTCGGCGTGGATCGCGGGGGCATTCAAGGACGGTTGCGCCGGTCCGGTGAAAACCTGGGGCACGGGCGTGCGTTCCTTCGCCGCGCGCAATTACGGCTACGCCATAGCTTGGGGCGTTTGCTTTTGCGCGGCTTTAGTCTACGGAACGGTTAAGCAACAGGACTGGACGGCGAAGGACTCGGTTCCGATCGCGCTGATTCAGCCGAACAGCGACCCCTGGATGGGCGGAATCGCCGCTTATAAAAAAGACTTTGAGACGCTGACCCGCCTGTCCGATCAGGCTTTGGAAGCGCATCCTGAAACCGCCCTGGTCGTGTGGCCTGAAACCGCATTTATCCCGCGCATCGACTGGCATTACCGGTACCGGGAAGATCGGGAATCCTGGGAGCTGGTTTCGCGCCTTTTGCAGTATCTTGATTCGGCTCCGGTTCCCTTCGTACTCGGCAACGACGACGCCGTCATGGGCCCTCTCGAATCGGGAGAACTCGGACGGCTCGACTATAACGCAGTATTCCTTTTCCGGCCGGGCGAGAATGTGAATCCTCCCCGGCCCGAGCGATACAGGAAAATGCACCTTGTTCCGTTTACCGAGCATTTTCCCTACAGAAAGTGGCTTCCCTGGGTGTATGATTTGCTCATCGCGAACGATACGCATTTTTGGGAGAAGGGATCGGACCCCGCTGTTTTTTCGGCAGCCGGCCTGGTGTTTTCCACGCCGATCTGTTTTGAAGACACCTTCGGCTATATTTCCCGCCGTTTTGTGCGTTCCGGCGCTCGGGCGATCGTGAATTTGACTAACGACGCCTGGGCGAAGAGTTTGCCGTGCCAGTACCAGCATTTGAGCATGGCAGTCTTTCGAGCGGTAGAAAACCGCGTTCCGCTGGTAAGATCGACGGCCTCGGGCCAAACCTGCTTTGTTGATCCCGACGGCCGCGTTACCGCTATGGCCCCTCCTTCCGAACCCGCGTATCTCGCCGGCAGAATCCCTCTTGTCTCTGATTATTCTCCAACCCTATATACCCGGTGGGGTGACGTTTGGGGAATTGCGTTCTTTGCAGTATCATGCATGGGCTTGATCGCGGCCGTGTTGACAAAGCTTCGAAAGGTATACGAAAATTAG
- a CDS encoding class I SAM-dependent methyltransferase, translating into MSDQQYDRAAKTAEQAVIFANRLEKQYKHLKKWARRTGVTCYRLYDKDIPEVPLACDLYQNASNDELSLHVSLYERPYDKPEAEEIVWMNEMKKAAADVLYIPESRIYTKIRKRQRGEDSQYERMDSSASRMIVMEGGSRFIVNLTDYLDTGLFLDHRPARMLVRGESEGKRVLNLFSYTGAFSVHAAAGGAASVTSVDLSKTYLTWAAENLTLNGFRTQSPRAGRAPRSPERPDTEPSFGSAEGIAGANNRYPCVHADVKAFLASSRREGLRWDLIVCDPPTFSNSKRAADILDLNRDWAEMCRSCLAVLAPGGILYFSTNSRSLKFDPEAIGGAASRPDTKIQDLSAASIPEDFRNKNIHRLWKITLP; encoded by the coding sequence ATGTCTGACCAGCAATACGATAGAGCTGCGAAAACCGCAGAACAGGCGGTAATTTTCGCCAACCGGCTGGAAAAGCAATACAAGCATCTAAAGAAATGGGCTCGCCGCACCGGAGTAACCTGCTACCGCCTCTACGACAAAGACATTCCGGAAGTTCCTCTCGCCTGCGATCTGTATCAAAACGCGTCCAACGACGAGCTTTCGCTCCATGTCTCGCTGTACGAGCGGCCGTACGACAAGCCCGAAGCCGAAGAAATCGTGTGGATGAACGAGATGAAAAAAGCCGCGGCAGACGTTCTATACATTCCGGAATCGCGCATATACACGAAAATCAGGAAACGGCAGCGCGGGGAAGATTCCCAATACGAACGAATGGATTCTTCCGCTTCACGCATGATCGTGATGGAAGGCGGATCCCGCTTCATTGTAAATCTTACCGACTATCTCGACACCGGACTGTTTCTCGACCACCGGCCCGCCCGTATGCTCGTCCGCGGAGAATCCGAAGGGAAGCGTGTTTTAAATCTCTTTTCGTATACCGGGGCCTTTTCGGTCCATGCCGCGGCCGGTGGAGCGGCATCGGTTACATCGGTAGATCTGTCCAAGACCTACCTTACCTGGGCCGCAGAAAACCTTACCCTGAACGGATTCCGGACGCAATCTCCCCGCGCGGGCCGCGCTCCGCGATCGCCGGAACGCCCGGACACGGAGCCGTCTTTCGGATCCGCAGAAGGCATCGCCGGGGCGAACAACAGATACCCCTGCGTCCACGCGGACGTAAAGGCCTTTCTCGCAAGCTCGCGCAGGGAAGGCCTGCGGTGGGACCTGATCGTCTGCGATCCCCCAACCTTCTCCAATTCGAAGCGAGCCGCCGATATTCTGGACCTCAACCGGGACTGGGCGGAAATGTGCAGATCCTGCCTCGCCGTTCTCGCTCCCGGAGGAATTCTGTATTTCTCGACGAATTCGCGCTCCCTCAAGTTCGATCCCGAGGCTATCGGAGGAGCGGCGAGCCGTCCGGACACAAAAATCCAGGATCTTTCGGCCGCGTCCATCCCGGAAGATTTCAGAAACAAAAACATACACCGCCTCTGGAAGATCACCCTCCCCTGA
- a CDS encoding GerMN domain-containing protein, translating to MKIIDSLASTLSMLAAKARRTHTPVQLAVIAACAAVLLALFVMHAFIPNRTRSLFSFPVSAVSSKTKTEVRYLADMKTLDEQFTLYVEELVLGPMEPGLKPLFNRGTRILRSFVRGKDAYIDLSSEALLPEAGIPDFPTARDIFKKNVCTNFRNIAKIYLYIEGVEVFGGDAPRNAQVQTEKR from the coding sequence ATGAAAATCATAGATTCGCTCGCATCAACTCTGTCCATGCTCGCCGCGAAAGCCCGAAGAACCCATACCCCGGTCCAACTTGCGGTTATCGCGGCCTGCGCCGCCGTTCTTTTAGCTCTTTTTGTAATGCATGCATTCATTCCGAACCGTACGCGCAGTCTTTTTTCTTTTCCGGTTTCCGCAGTTTCCTCGAAGACGAAGACCGAGGTGCGCTACCTTGCGGATATGAAAACGCTTGATGAACAGTTTACGTTATATGTAGAAGAACTGGTTCTCGGTCCGATGGAGCCCGGCTTGAAACCTCTTTTCAATCGCGGCACCCGGATTCTGCGATCATTCGTGCGCGGAAAAGACGCTTATATTGATCTTTCTTCAGAAGCACTCCTTCCCGAAGCCGGAATTCCTGATTTTCCGACGGCGCGTGATATATTTAAAAAAAATGTTTGTACAAATTTCAGAAATATTGCTAAAATATATTTATATATAGAAGGTGTAGAGGTATTCGGAGGAGATGCTCCCCGTAACGCGCAGGTGCAGACTGAAAAGCGTTGA
- a CDS encoding flagellar filament outer layer protein FlaA, with translation MKRRFILVAIALLLAGGFAMAEEAVLIDFALLNADIVEDANGKMTMNRRTVMDFSTVAGASFTEEQKALMRTSLAIDSWEVVLNSSARNVNSVSVSRAKSSPVSQNAKNFAGQTVLGVRVNFPSWNANANAVIRPSFDIPSYEPMAQVADDGTVQPPTDEDKAAGISRFEGGYGVVKNVGVLKSIAVNTYGMNFPHGLYVLLRDQNNEERRYFMGYLNFDGWKELVWQNPQYVSEVRTREVRLYPVYPTAFPYQTFTGFLVTRDAAHDGGDFVAYFKDVKVIFDKAVLNTVRDFADEDLWGIQTKKENDRKALEVSRFGGIQVLRFLEQEKMAAEAGFTPSEGSAAAGETAE, from the coding sequence ATGAAAAGGAGATTCATACTTGTTGCAATCGCGCTGCTTTTGGCTGGCGGGTTTGCAATGGCAGAGGAAGCGGTCCTTATCGATTTCGCACTGCTCAACGCGGACATTGTTGAAGATGCCAACGGCAAGATGACAATGAACCGGAGAACAGTCATGGACTTTTCCACTGTTGCAGGTGCCAGTTTCACGGAAGAACAGAAGGCACTGATGAGAACTTCGCTTGCCATTGATTCATGGGAAGTAGTTCTCAATTCTTCAGCCCGGAACGTTAACAGCGTATCTGTTTCCCGCGCGAAGTCTTCGCCGGTGAGCCAGAACGCGAAAAATTTCGCCGGCCAGACCGTTCTGGGCGTTCGGGTTAATTTCCCGTCCTGGAATGCGAATGCCAACGCGGTTATTCGTCCCTCGTTCGACATCCCGAGCTATGAACCCATGGCTCAGGTTGCAGACGATGGTACTGTGCAGCCGCCTACCGATGAAGACAAGGCCGCAGGCATCTCCCGCTTCGAAGGCGGATACGGTGTCGTGAAGAATGTCGGCGTTCTTAAATCAATCGCGGTTAACACCTATGGAATGAACTTCCCTCATGGTCTGTACGTCCTTCTTCGGGACCAGAACAACGAGGAACGCCGCTATTTCATGGGCTACCTCAACTTCGACGGCTGGAAAGAGCTCGTATGGCAGAATCCCCAGTACGTTTCCGAAGTCCGCACCCGCGAAGTGCGCCTCTATCCCGTGTATCCGACAGCTTTCCCCTATCAGACATTCACTGGCTTCCTCGTGACCAGGGATGCCGCTCATGACGGCGGAGACTTCGTTGCATACTTCAAGGATGTGAAGGTTATCTTCGACAAGGCCGTGCTCAACACGGTTCGCGATTTCGCTGATGAAGACCTCTGGGGAATCCAGACCAAGAAAGAAAACGATCGGAAGGCTCTCGAAGTGTCACGCTTCGGAGGCATTCAGGTTCTTCGCTTCCTTGAACAGGAAAAGATGGCTGCTGAAGCCGGATTTACTCCTTCTGAAGGATCCGCGGCCGCAGGCGAAACTGCTGAATAA
- a CDS encoding helicase C-terminal domain-containing protein, with the protein MSDMDMRFSPAVREILSASISEAGGNEVFAACCLDGEGCITTITIAARGHQSAVPVIRSAAENAEVLVHNHPSGNLTPSDADLNIASQAAESGLGFYIVNNDVTDVYVVVEPVLSREKVPLDPEYVSALLDETGPLAQNRSDYEERPSQLQLTKEIAASFNEGSIGVFEAGTGVGKSYAYLLPAMQWALQNKDRVVVSTGTINLQQQLIDKDIPRAIEIIGQPIKAVLIKGRQNYVCLRRLQEAVGEASIESDFFEDETEELRRIQQWAETTSDGSRSDLTFMPREEVWSRVCSESDACMGMRCSRHEECFVMRVRKEAASASLLIVNHHLLFADLEVRMAGVGYDDTAVLPPFHHIVFDEAHSMEGAATSFFSEYFTRFKVLKQLSLLYRVRRSSVAGHLISLERLSSSAGEVQDALAAVQEIKASYSDAEDCAMRLLGDASTWRLCSETASAANELFPVLSKLRGAVSVFTGVVRTVLEGIAEEDQDDPIVWESKFALRRIEFIGSLCQNFCEWSERPESVFWIEKKRLANRSPRGDSSEPSWYPRFVQTPLSIAPMMLEGVFEPFRTVVCTSATLRIADSFDFWLRRVGVTRADPQRIRTGIFESPFPYARNVLLGIPTDSPLPDSPEFQLWAETAIISLLQASGGHTLVLFTSYESLRSACEAARRVLSPLGMQILRQGDDDRFRLLEAFKTDESSVLFATDSFWEGVDAPGDALLQVIMVKLPFRVPNDPVHAARSEAISLSGGNPFMELSVPEAVVRFRQGFGRLMRRKTDRGSVVVLDRRLLAKRYGAVFLQSIPETAVCFDSMHVLSDSVERFIYR; encoded by the coding sequence ATGTCTGATATGGATATGCGTTTCAGCCCCGCAGTCCGCGAGATTCTCTCCGCATCCATCAGCGAGGCCGGCGGCAACGAAGTATTCGCGGCCTGCTGCCTTGACGGCGAGGGATGCATTACAACTATCACCATTGCCGCCCGCGGCCATCAAAGCGCGGTTCCTGTAATACGCTCCGCGGCGGAAAACGCGGAAGTTCTCGTGCATAACCATCCTTCCGGCAATTTGACGCCGAGCGACGCCGATTTGAACATCGCCTCCCAGGCGGCGGAGTCGGGATTGGGCTTCTACATCGTTAATAACGACGTCACCGACGTCTATGTCGTCGTGGAGCCTGTTTTGAGCCGCGAGAAGGTACCGCTTGATCCTGAGTATGTTTCAGCCCTTCTCGACGAAACCGGCCCCCTGGCTCAAAATCGTTCGGATTACGAGGAACGGCCGTCTCAGCTGCAATTGACGAAGGAAATCGCCGCTTCGTTTAATGAAGGCTCGATCGGGGTTTTCGAAGCGGGCACGGGAGTTGGAAAAAGTTATGCCTATCTGCTGCCCGCGATGCAATGGGCATTGCAGAATAAAGACAGAGTCGTCGTTTCTACGGGAACCATCAATCTTCAACAGCAATTGATCGATAAGGACATCCCGCGGGCTATTGAAATCATCGGCCAGCCGATAAAGGCGGTTCTGATCAAAGGCCGCCAGAATTATGTGTGTCTGCGCCGCTTGCAGGAAGCCGTCGGGGAAGCTTCGATCGAAAGCGATTTTTTTGAAGACGAAACGGAGGAGCTTCGCCGCATTCAGCAATGGGCGGAAACCACTTCCGACGGAAGCCGTTCTGATTTAACCTTTATGCCCAGAGAAGAGGTCTGGTCTCGAGTTTGTTCGGAATCGGATGCCTGCATGGGAATGCGTTGTTCGCGCCATGAAGAATGCTTCGTCATGCGCGTCAGGAAGGAAGCCGCTTCTGCCTCTCTGTTAATCGTCAATCATCATTTGCTGTTCGCAGACCTGGAAGTGAGAATGGCCGGGGTAGGGTACGACGATACGGCGGTTCTTCCCCCGTTTCATCATATCGTGTTCGACGAAGCCCATTCCATGGAAGGAGCGGCCACCAGTTTCTTTTCCGAGTATTTCACCCGTTTTAAGGTACTGAAGCAGCTTTCTCTGTTGTATCGAGTCCGCAGAAGCTCGGTCGCGGGTCATCTCATCTCCCTTGAGCGGCTTTCTTCGTCTGCCGGAGAGGTTCAGGACGCCCTTGCAGCCGTTCAGGAAATTAAAGCCTCGTACTCGGACGCGGAAGACTGCGCGATGCGCTTATTGGGGGATGCCTCTACCTGGCGGCTTTGTTCTGAAACCGCTTCCGCCGCAAACGAGCTTTTTCCGGTTCTTTCCAAACTCAGAGGCGCTGTATCGGTCTTTACCGGAGTCGTGCGTACGGTGCTGGAAGGCATAGCGGAGGAGGATCAGGATGATCCCATCGTCTGGGAATCGAAATTCGCCCTGCGCCGGATCGAGTTCATCGGATCCTTATGCCAGAATTTCTGCGAATGGTCGGAGCGTCCGGAATCGGTGTTTTGGATCGAAAAAAAGCGGTTGGCGAACCGTTCTCCCCGGGGAGACTCGTCAGAGCCTTCGTGGTACCCGCGCTTTGTGCAGACCCCCTTATCCATCGCTCCCATGATGCTGGAAGGGGTTTTCGAACCCTTCAGAACCGTAGTCTGCACATCGGCCACGCTGAGAATAGCGGATTCGTTCGATTTCTGGCTCAGGAGGGTCGGCGTGACCCGGGCAGACCCGCAGCGGATACGAACCGGCATATTCGAGTCTCCGTTTCCTTATGCGCGAAATGTGCTCTTGGGCATACCGACTGATTCTCCCCTGCCTGATTCGCCCGAATTTCAACTGTGGGCAGAAACAGCCATTATTTCGCTGCTGCAGGCTTCCGGAGGACATACGCTGGTCCTGTTCACCTCGTATGAATCGCTCAGATCGGCCTGCGAAGCCGCGAGAAGGGTTCTTTCACCCCTGGGCATGCAGATTCTCCGCCAGGGAGACGACGACCGCTTCCGTCTGTTGGAAGCGTTCAAGACAGACGAATCGAGCGTTCTGTTCGCCACGGACTCTTTCTGGGAAGGCGTCGACGCCCCCGGAGACGCTCTGCTGCAGGTGATCATGGTGAAGCTTCCCTTCCGCGTACCGAACGATCCTGTTCACGCCGCCCGGTCGGAGGCAATATCGCTTTCCGGAGGAAATCCGTTTATGGAATTAAGCGTTCCGGAAGCTGTTGTGCGATTTCGTCAGGGATTCGGCCGATTGATGAGACGGAAAACTGATAGAGGTTCGGTGGTTGTGCTTGATAGGCGTTTGCTTGCGAAGCGGTACGGGGCCGTCTTTTTACAAAGCATTCCCGAAACAGCTGTTTGTTTCGATTCGATGCATGTATTGTCCGATTCGGTCGAACGGTTCATCTATAGATAA
- a CDS encoding response regulator transcription factor has protein sequence METRKKILIVDDEQINVEFFDLMLSKLGFIVEKAANGRDCLEKVKEFSPDLIMLDNIMPKMSGWEVTRILKNDPEYAEWHDVPIVMFSAMDDVKDKIEGFELGVDDYITKPFNFSEVLARIRSVLRNHELIDQLKKRESRIALQEQLSRNLIDYVELVSEKLLALCSSPAVPQDTAFKASLDACQLEYSRLQDKISVLQEEAVKLKSREIAVSSLENELRKAYSE, from the coding sequence ATGGAAACACGAAAAAAGATTTTAATTGTAGACGACGAGCAGATTAATGTAGAATTCTTCGACCTCATGCTGTCGAAGCTCGGCTTCATCGTTGAAAAAGCCGCCAACGGCCGGGATTGTCTCGAAAAAGTTAAGGAGTTTTCTCCGGACCTGATAATGCTCGACAACATTATGCCGAAGATGTCCGGCTGGGAAGTTACGCGGATTCTGAAGAATGACCCCGAGTACGCTGAATGGCACGACGTGCCCATAGTGATGTTCTCTGCGATGGACGACGTAAAGGATAAAATCGAAGGATTCGAACTGGGCGTCGACGATTACATCACGAAACCCTTTAATTTTTCCGAAGTTCTCGCCCGGATACGCTCCGTGCTCAGAAATCATGAATTGATCGATCAGCTGAAAAAACGCGAATCCCGCATCGCGCTGCAGGAACAGCTCTCGCGGAATCTCATCGATTACGTCGAGCTGGTTTCGGAAAAACTGCTCGCGCTCTGTTCTTCCCCCGCCGTGCCGCAGGATACCGCCTTTAAAGCTTCTCTGGACGCCTGCCAGCTTGAGTACAGCCGTCTTCAGGACAAGATTTCCGTTCTTCAGGAAGAAGCGGTGAAGCTGAAGAGCCGCGAAATCGCAGTATCTTCCCTGGAGAATGAACTGCGCAAAGCGTACAGCGAATAA
- the rpmE gene encoding 50S ribosomal protein L31, with the protein MKEGIHPGYEMTKITCACGNVIETRSTSKNIEVEICSSCHPFFTGKQKLVDTAGRIDRFKKRYNIKES; encoded by the coding sequence ATGAAAGAAGGAATTCATCCCGGATACGAGATGACCAAGATCACCTGCGCGTGCGGAAACGTGATCGAAACCCGCTCGACCTCGAAGAATATCGAAGTTGAAATCTGCTCTTCCTGCCATCCGTTCTTCACCGGCAAGCAGAAGCTCGTAGACACCGCCGGTCGTATCGACCGCTTCAAGAAGCGCTATAACATCAAAGAGAGCTGA
- a CDS encoding CinA family protein produces MFAALRSRALTLVTAESLTAGGIAHAVTSIPGSSAVLWGGFIVYSNEAKTALLGVPRETIEKYGAVSRETVSSMALGALAGSGADVAVAVTGFAGPAVPGDALPAGSVWIAAAYRKNGENTLAEVRLHRFTGSRASVRSKTIGAACSLANHCLDRF; encoded by the coding sequence TTGTTCGCGGCCCTGCGTTCGCGGGCGCTGACTCTCGTGACTGCCGAGTCTTTGACCGCCGGCGGCATCGCCCATGCCGTTACCTCGATTCCCGGCTCGTCCGCGGTTCTATGGGGCGGATTTATCGTGTATTCGAACGAAGCAAAAACAGCTCTTTTGGGAGTCCCCCGGGAGACTATTGAAAAATACGGCGCCGTAAGCCGCGAAACCGTTTCTTCCATGGCTCTAGGAGCTCTTGCCGGATCTGGTGCCGATGTGGCTGTCGCGGTAACCGGCTTCGCGGGTCCCGCCGTACCGGGAGACGCCCTTCCCGCAGGCTCGGTCTGGATAGCGGCGGCGTACAGAAAAAACGGCGAAAACACCCTTGCCGAGGTTAGATTGCATCGGTTTACCGGTTCCCGCGCTTCGGTTCGCAGTAAAACCATAGGCGCTGCCTGCTCTCTGGCGAATCATTGTCTTGACAGATTCTAA
- a CDS encoding (p)ppGpp synthetase has translation MISSTPVSPWLPDREALSVKYDSYSPHLQILLERLELKLRSCISVSSVPTYKSRVKGFNSYYRKLLRNIPDDITQKTDLPVVTDIIGIRIICAFLEDLSVVEKTLHDCFTVYEVERKGADRTFREFGYESTHVLLAIPEEMRSDLVLPEGLIFEIQVRTILQDAWAEVEHELVYKSEFSPFDLPLKRKLASINASLSLADIIFQEIRDYQNKLNRELDKRRGSFYHKADMETELELPRLESQLQASPAAAAEGSAALSYVQGTIDDMILDAIEAHNAGNLERAVSIYSAIIQASPNETVLSVIYKHRGMAYFAQSLYEDALKDFLLSAEAKKDNFRAYYYIAIVQSVLNRNAEAVENFSASLALNHYQPYVYFRRAQSYYHLGMFTEALTDLDSAVSLGFNREEEKQLRKQIIKKIDTL, from the coding sequence ATGATTTCATCAACTCCCGTCAGTCCATGGCTTCCAGACCGCGAAGCTCTTAGTGTGAAATATGATTCTTACTCTCCTCATCTTCAGATACTGCTTGAACGACTGGAGTTGAAGCTGAGATCATGCATATCCGTTTCCTCTGTTCCTACCTATAAATCGCGCGTTAAAGGATTCAACAGCTATTACCGGAAGCTTTTACGAAACATACCGGACGATATAACCCAAAAAACCGATCTTCCCGTAGTTACCGATATAATCGGAATAAGAATTATTTGCGCGTTTCTGGAAGATTTATCCGTGGTAGAAAAAACGCTTCATGACTGTTTCACCGTCTACGAGGTTGAACGCAAGGGCGCCGACCGCACGTTCAGGGAGTTCGGCTACGAGTCGACCCATGTGCTTCTGGCCATTCCCGAGGAAATGCGTTCAGACCTTGTTCTGCCCGAGGGCTTGATATTCGAGATTCAGGTTCGCACGATATTGCAGGACGCCTGGGCGGAGGTAGAGCATGAGTTGGTATATAAGTCTGAATTTTCGCCCTTCGATCTTCCCTTAAAAAGAAAGCTTGCTTCGATAAACGCGAGTTTAAGCCTCGCAGACATCATTTTCCAGGAGATACGTGATTATCAGAATAAGCTCAACAGGGAGTTGGATAAGAGGCGGGGCAGTTTTTATCACAAGGCCGACATGGAAACTGAGCTCGAACTTCCGCGGCTTGAATCTCAACTGCAAGCGTCTCCGGCGGCTGCGGCGGAAGGAAGCGCGGCCCTTTCGTATGTGCAGGGAACCATAGACGATATGATTCTGGATGCGATAGAGGCTCACAACGCAGGGAACCTTGAACGGGCTGTATCTATCTATAGCGCCATCATTCAGGCTTCTCCGAATGAAACAGTGTTGTCCGTTATATACAAGCACAGAGGTATGGCCTATTTCGCCCAATCGCTGTATGAAGACGCGCTTAAAGATTTCTTGTTGAGCGCCGAAGCAAAAAAGGACAATTTCCGCGCCTATTATTATATTGCGATCGTTCAAAGCGTATTGAACAGAAACGCGGAAGCGGTGGAGAACTTTTCGGCTTCGCTGGCATTAAATCATTATCAGCCCTATGTCTATTTCAGGCGCGCTCAGTCCTATTATCACCTGGGAATGTTTACGGAAGCCCTCACCGATCTGGATTCGGCAGTCTCGCTCGGATTCAATCGCGAGGAAGAAAAACAGCTGCGAAAACAGATAATCAAAAAAATTGATACCTTATAG
- a CDS encoding HU family DNA-binding protein, producing the protein MNSGKQTKSELIENIYQKSGHELKDIRGIVDLFLEEIKSALENDQCVELRGFGTFEIRERKGRKKARNPKTGEIVSVEDHAVVAFRSGKDLKNTVWDIPSRRSADGASRDTK; encoded by the coding sequence ATGAATTCTGGAAAGCAAACAAAAAGCGAGCTTATAGAAAACATCTACCAAAAAAGCGGTCATGAGCTGAAGGATATTCGCGGCATCGTCGATTTGTTTTTGGAAGAAATAAAAAGCGCCCTCGAGAACGACCAATGCGTAGAGCTTCGCGGATTCGGCACGTTCGAAATTCGCGAACGCAAGGGAAGAAAAAAAGCGCGCAATCCGAAAACCGGCGAAATCGTCAGCGTGGAAGACCATGCCGTGGTCGCTTTCCGGTCCGGGAAGGATCTGAAAAACACCGTATGGGACATTCCTTCCCGCAGATCCGCCGACGGAGCCTCCCGGGATACCAAGTAA
- a CDS encoding bactofilin family protein, with protein MAKYKEKEPERDITVLGEKTRFEGFLKFSEELHIAGTFNGTIDALGALVIKKGASCSADYVTAASIVVDGQVSGDMTAGDRIEIRSGGSVRGNLTTSRLKIADGVSFEGQVEMIRPNADIDLFSSRPDMLKDQLRLNPDQ; from the coding sequence ATGGCAAAATACAAGGAAAAGGAACCCGAGAGGGATATAACCGTTTTAGGAGAAAAAACGCGTTTTGAGGGATTTCTGAAATTTTCAGAAGAACTTCATATCGCGGGAACCTTCAACGGAACTATCGACGCTCTCGGCGCCCTTGTTATTAAAAAAGGCGCTTCCTGCAGCGCCGATTATGTAACAGCCGCGTCCATAGTGGTCGACGGACAGGTGAGCGGAGATATGACTGCCGGAGACCGAATCGAAATCCGAAGCGGCGGCTCTGTTCGGGGAAATCTTACCACGTCGCGATTGAAAATCGCCGACGGCGTATCCTTCGAAGGCCAGGTCGAGATGATTCGTCCGAATGCCGATATCGATTTGTTTTCGTCGCGTCCGGATATGTTGAAGGATCAGCTTCGACTGAACCCTGATCAGTGA